The Bacteroidales bacterium genome segment CTGGGAGTCAATATTAAAGACGAGCAATCCATCGGTTCCATGTTTTCAAAAGGCACACTGGATGCTGCATATGCTGTCCTGGAAGTCGACAGGAATGCCACCATACCGGAAATTAAAAAGGCATACCGTTCCATGGCCGTGAAATACCATCCGGATAAAGTAGCTTATCTTGGTGAAGACGTAAAAAAAGCAGCCAATGAAAAATTCCAGAAACTAAATGAGGCTTACGAATTAATCAAGAAAGAACGTAATTTTACGTAAAACAATGGAGAATGGAAAATTGAGAATTGAGAATGGAGAACCTGTAGCTCGGCGGAGTCAATGGAAAACTTAGCGCCAGCGATCTCACGAGCGAACTAAGCGGAGCGTTCTCATGAGCGATAGCGAATAACAAAGCGAGTAATTGGGAACTTAGGCGATAGCTGGTCTCATGAGCATCAGCGAGTAATGGAGAAAGTTAAAAAGCAAAAAAGTTCATAAAGTTGTAAAGTAAAATAGTAATGTAGGATATCCAAACTTTCATACTTTATAAATGTTCCGACTTTCAAACTTTATAAACAAAAAGAATGAAGAATGAAGAATGAAGAATAAAAAAGACAGAATGAAAGGAATGCCGGAAAAAGTCACCCGAACCTACTTTCTGACTTTATGAACATTCCGACTTTTTGACTACTTCAATAAACAATAAACAATTATCAATTATAAGATGGTATCCTTAAGAGCAGTAGAACCCGAAGATCTAACACTCCTCTATTTATGGGAAAATGAACGGAATGTATGGAAAGTAAGCAATACGCTGGTTCCATTTTCTAAATTCCAGTTACAACGGTATATCGAGTCCGACCCGAGCAATATACATGCCCATCAGCAGTTAAGGATGATGATCGATTACAACGACAATACAAATATCCGGACAATAGGTACCATCGATTTGTTCGATTTTGATCCGATCCATCAGCGTGCCGGACTGGGCATACTGATTGCTTCGGAAGAAGACCGCAGGCAGGGGTTTGCTTTTGATGCCATACAATTAATGATTGAATATTGCCGGGATGTATTATTCATGCATCAGATCTATTGTAATATATCGGCGAGTAATGAGGCCAGTATC includes the following:
- a CDS encoding GNAT family N-acetyltransferase, with translation MVSLRAVEPEDLTLLYLWENERNVWKVSNTLVPFSKFQLQRYIESDPSNIHAHQQLRMMIDYNDNTNIRTIGTIDLFDFDPIHQRAGLGILIASEEDRRQGFAFDAIQLMIEYCRDVLFMHQIYCNISASNEASIQLFGKAGFVITGTKKEWLKTARGWEDEFFLQLKLNRNII